The following are from one region of the Rhodopirellula sp. P2 genome:
- a CDS encoding mannose-1-phosphate guanylyltransferase codes for MLHAIIMAGGSGTRFWPASRKAKPKQLLSLAGDRTMIQATRDRLSSVIPAERTHVLTSVALVDPIAEQLPELRRETIVGEPCRRDTAPCVGLAAALVAHEDPDAVMLVCPSDHVILQHDKFAEGVRRGEAILADHPDAIVTFGIKPSYPAESFGYIQRGEVIDGHEAFQVKTFREKPDAETAKQYLAEGTFSWNSGIFLWRAQTILDALKQHEPEMFSHIEAISKAIGTEDYDAVLQKEFAAIEGKSIDYAVMERHSPVVVIEAPFDWDDVGSWQAVSRLHPADEFGNAVVGTHVSVDSTGCIIHGTPGHTIATIDVHDLIVVQTPDATLVAPKASEERVREIVAALQNGGAEELT; via the coding sequence ATGCTTCACGCGATCATCATGGCAGGTGGCAGCGGAACTCGTTTTTGGCCCGCTTCTCGAAAAGCCAAACCAAAACAACTGCTGTCCTTGGCTGGTGATCGCACGATGATCCAAGCCACGCGGGATCGGCTCAGTTCGGTGATTCCCGCGGAGCGAACGCATGTGTTGACCTCCGTCGCGTTGGTGGATCCGATCGCGGAACAATTGCCCGAGCTGCGCCGCGAAACAATCGTGGGTGAACCATGTCGGCGTGACACCGCACCGTGTGTTGGACTGGCAGCAGCCTTGGTGGCTCATGAGGACCCTGACGCGGTCATGCTGGTTTGCCCCTCGGATCACGTGATCCTGCAACACGACAAGTTCGCCGAGGGCGTGCGGCGTGGAGAAGCGATCTTGGCAGATCATCCCGATGCGATTGTGACCTTTGGAATCAAGCCTTCCTATCCGGCGGAGTCGTTTGGCTACATTCAACGTGGCGAAGTGATCGACGGCCATGAGGCTTTTCAGGTCAAAACATTTCGCGAAAAACCGGATGCCGAAACGGCCAAGCAGTACTTGGCCGAAGGCACTTTTTCTTGGAACAGCGGGATCTTCTTGTGGCGAGCCCAAACCATTTTGGATGCGCTGAAGCAGCACGAGCCGGAAATGTTCTCGCACATCGAGGCGATCTCGAAAGCAATCGGCACCGAAGACTACGACGCCGTGCTGCAGAAAGAGTTCGCTGCGATTGAAGGCAAATCAATCGACTACGCGGTGATGGAACGGCATTCACCGGTCGTTGTCATCGAGGCTCCGTTTGACTGGGACGATGTGGGAAGCTGGCAAGCGGTTTCGCGACTGCACCCGGCTGATGAATTTGGCAATGCGGTCGTCGGCACGCATGTGAGCGTTGACTCGACCGGTTGCATCATCCATGGGACGCCCGGGCACACGATTGCCACCATTGATGTGCACGACCTGATCGTGGTGCAGACTCCCGATGCGACCTTGGTGGCTCCCAAGGCTTCGGAAGAACGAGTCCGAGAAATCGTCGCTGCCTTGCAGAATGGCGGGGCGGAAGAGCTCACCTAA
- a CDS encoding sulfotransferase domain-containing protein, which produces MIRWLASYPKSGNTWVRIFLWAYWNDDGTDKEVDLDRIPEISHSESRLKLYDELAGQSIASWNAARVASLRFAVQKSVAMQLKPHQVVKTHSARARIAEVPLIVPQWTERAIYLLRHPMDVVDSYADHCGLSIDQTIRLPDGNESTVESMALANPVAPNNAIRRWLVSNLVRGVSPRRLAEMSREHGVDADEMEVELDFALRHPYVLGALDAIAEKQAPIPTPERSTNNRQSVC; this is translated from the coding sequence ATGATTCGCTGGTTGGCGTCGTACCCCAAGTCAGGGAACACCTGGGTTCGCATTTTCTTGTGGGCCTATTGGAATGATGACGGCACGGACAAAGAGGTCGACCTGGACCGAATCCCCGAAATTTCGCATTCGGAAAGTCGTCTGAAGCTTTACGATGAGTTAGCGGGCCAGTCGATTGCTTCGTGGAACGCGGCGCGGGTCGCATCGCTGCGATTTGCTGTCCAGAAATCGGTCGCAATGCAATTGAAGCCTCACCAAGTCGTCAAAACACATAGTGCCAGAGCGAGGATAGCAGAGGTGCCATTGATCGTTCCGCAATGGACGGAGCGGGCCATCTACTTGCTGCGTCATCCGATGGATGTGGTCGATTCGTATGCTGATCACTGCGGCCTCTCGATCGATCAGACCATCCGGCTGCCCGATGGCAATGAATCCACTGTCGAGTCGATGGCACTTGCGAATCCAGTGGCACCAAACAACGCCATTCGACGTTGGCTTGTCAGCAACTTGGTCCGAGGTGTATCGCCGCGCCGTCTGGCCGAAATGAGCCGAGAGCACGGGGTGGATGCCGATGAAATGGAGGTCGAGTTGGATTTTGCTCTTCGGCACCCATACGTTTTGGGCGCCCTCGATGCGATCGCTGAGAAGCAAGCGCCGATTCCTACTCCCGAAAGGTCAACGAACAATCGTCAATCCGTTTGCTGA